The stretch of DNA CCACGTGGTCCTGGACCTTGACCCCGAGGGGGCACCGGGCCGGCTGATCTACTCGGACCAGGGCTGGGACCCTGACCCGGGTGACGAGCGGGCTCCGAGCTGGCTGTCCGTCCTGGAGTCCTTCGCCGACAACCTGAAGGCGGGCCGCTACCGGTACAGCGTCTACGACGCGGCCACCGGCGCGGGCGAGCTCCTCCACGAGGACCTCTGACAAGCGGCCGCACCACCGCAGGAGCCCGCCCGGCGGCCGGGGTCAGAGCTGCGGCGAACCGCTGCCCGCGAGCACCTCGGGCCGCAGCAGTGCCTGCAGCCGCTCGGCCGGCAACAGGCCCTTCTCCAGCACGAGTTCGGCGACGCCGCACCCGCTGGCGAGGGCCTCCTTGGCGATGGCGGTGGCCGCCTCGTAGCCGATGTGGGGGTTGAGGGCGGTGACCAGGCCGATGGAGTTCTCCACGGCCGCCCGCAGCTGCGCCTCGTTCGCCGTGATCCCGGCGACGCACCGCTCGGCGAGGGTCAGGCAGGCGCGCTCCAGGTGCGTGATGCTCTTGGAGAGGGAGTGCAGGATGACCGGCTCGAAGGCGTTCAGCTGGAGCTGGCCCGCCTCCGCGGCCATGGTGACGGTGACGTCGTTGCCGATCACCTCGAAGGCGACCTGGTTGACGACCTCGGGGATCACCGGGTTGACCTTGCCGGGCATGATGCTCGAACCGGCCTGCACCGGTGGCAGGTTGATCTCGTTCAGGCCCGCACGCGGCCCGGAGGACAGCAGCCTGAGGTCGTTGCAGGTCTTGGAGAGCTTGACGGCGACCCGCTTGAGCACGCCGGACATCTGCACGAAGGCGCCGCAGTCCTGGGTGGCCTCGACCAGGTCGGCGGCCGTCACCAGCGGAAGGCCGGTGATCCCGGCCAGGTGGCGGCGGGCCGACTCGGCGTACCCGGCCGGGGCGTTGAGGCCGGTACCGATCGCCGTGGCGCCGAGGTTGATCTCCTGGATCAGCTCGACGGCCTCCGCCAGCCGGCTGCGGTCCTCGTCGATCATGACCGCGTACGCCGAGAACTCCTGCCCCAGCGTCATCGGCACCGCGTCCTGGAGCTGGGTGCGGCCCATCTTCAGGACGTCGCGGAACTCGACGGCCTTGGCGGCGAAGGCGCCCTGGAGCACGGCCATCGCCTCGAGCAGACCGCGCACGGCGAAGACCGTGGCGATCTTGACGGCGGTCGGGTAGACGTCGTTGGTGGACTGGCCGAGGTTGACGTCCTCGTTCGGGTGCAGGTGCTGGTACTCGCCCCGGGCGTGGCCGAGCAGTTCCAGCGCCCGGTTGGCGACGACCTCGTTGGCGTTCATGTTCGTCGAGGTGCCGGCGCCGCCCTGGATGACGTCGACGACGAACTGGTCGTGCAGCCTGCCGTCGCGGATCTCGCGGCAGGCCTCGACGATCGCGGCGGCCTTCGCCGGCTCAAGCAGGCCGAGTTCCTCGTTGGCGAGGGCCGCGGCCTCCTTGACGGCGGCGAGGGCGTCGATCAGGTGCGGGTACGCGGAGATCGGCGTCCCCGAGATGGGGAAGTTCTCCTTGGCGCGCAGGGTGTGCACGCCCCAGTACGCCTCGGCGGGTACGTCGCGGTGGCCGAGCAGGTCGTGTTCGCTGCGGTGGGCTGCTGAGCTCATGGCGGTGCGGGCCTCCTTCGGAGGGGGACGGTGCGCGCGGTCAGAGGTACGTGGGGGTGCGCGGGTCGAGCGCGGGGACCGGTCGGACGGCGCCGACCGGCCGGCCGCCGCCGAGCAGCGGTTCACCCGCGAGCTCGGCGAGCGCCGCCGGGTCGACGCCGGCGCGGGCGAGGGCGGCGGCGACGACCGGTACGCGCGCCCGGTTCGCCCCGTCGGAGATCTTCACGGCGACGGCCCGGCCGTCCGGCAGGGCGGCGACCTGGACGCCCTCGAAGCCGTCCTTGGTGAGCAGCCCGGGCACCGCGCGCATCAGCGCGGCCACGTCGCGCCCCGACCCCGAGGCCATCTCGGCGTGCTCGCGCATCGCGTCGGCCACCCGGGCCTCCGGGGTGCCGGCCGGCGCGGTGGTGATCCGGGCCGCCGCACGGGCGAGCCCGTGCAGCGAGACCGCGAACAGGGGTGCGCCGCAACCGTCGACGGTGACCTGGGCGATCGCCTGCCCGGTGAGGTCCTCGACGGTCTCGGCGATGGCCCGCTGGAGCGGATGGGCGGGGTCGAGGTAGTCCTTGGGCGACCAGCCGTTGAGCGCGCAGGTGTGGAGCATGGCCGCGTGCTTGCCGGAGCAGTTCTGCGCGAGTCGGGACGGCAGGCGCCCCTCGCGCACCCAGGTGTCGCGCACGACGGGGTCGTAGGGAAGGTCCGGGATGTTGCGCAGGTCGTCCTCGCCGGCCCCGGCCAGCTCCAGGATGCGACGGGTGCCGGCGAGGTGCCGGGCCTCGCCGGAGTGGCTGGCCGCGGTCAGGGCCAGCAGCTCCCCGTCGAGCGGCAGCCCCGCCCGTACCATCGCCACCGCCTGCAACGGCTTGAGCGCCGAGCGCGGGTAGAAAGCGCCTTCGATGTCACCGAGTTGGAGTTCCACGGCCGAGTCGGCACCGAGGATGACGACCGAGCCGTAGTGGACGCCTTCGACGACTCCACCGCGGACGAGCTGGGCGACCGGCGCGTGGCGGGGCTCCCGGATCACCGGCGGTCGAGCCTGAGCCTGAGCCGGAGACGAAGCCGGGGCTATCGAACTTCCGTACAGCACTGCGTGGTTCACCCGTTCACCTTGGAGGACTTCGCCCGGGCGACCCGCCCGCGTACGCCGTACCAGCCGGCCACCAGGGCGGCGGCGATCAGCGGCACGCACAGCACGGTGGTGCGGCCGGCGCCGCCGTCGGCGTACATCAGGACGAACACGGAGAGCAGAAAGCCGAGCGTGACGATCTCGGTCCACGGGGAGCCGGGCAGCCGGTAGCTCGGCCGGGAGAGTTCGCCCGCCTGCGTCTTCCGCCAGAACAGCAGGTGACAGATCATGATCATGCCCCAGGTGGACAGGATGCCGATCGCCGCGAAGTTGAGCACGATCTCGAACGCGTCCGCCGGGACGACGTAGTTGAGGCCCACCCCGAGGACGCAGATGCCGCTGGTGAGCAGGATGCCGCCGTAGGGGACCTGGGTGCGGCTCATCACGCCGGTGAACTTCGGCGCCGAGCCGGACATCGCCATCGAGCGCAGGATGCGCCCGGTGGAGTACAGGCCGGAGTTGAGCGAGGACATGGCCGCGGTGAGCACGACCAGGTTCATCACGGCACCCGCCGCCGGGACGCCGATGTGGGAGAGGACCGTCACGAACGGGCTCTGGCCCGCAGAGTACTTGTCCCAGGGCAGCAGCATCGACAGCAGGACGACCGAGCCGACGTAGAACAGGCCGACCCGCCACATGATCGAGTTGATCGCCTTCGGCAGGATCTTCTCGGGGTTCTCGGTCTCGCCCGCCGCGACGCCCACCAACTCGACGGAGGCGTAGGCGAAGACGACGCCCTGGATGATCAGCAGCATCGGCAGCACGCCGTTGGGGAAGACCCCGCCGTGGTCGGTGATCAGCGACGGGCCGGGGGTGGTGCCGTCGACCGGGTGCCGGGTGACCAGCAGGAAGACGGCGATCGCCATGAAGATCAGCAGGGCGCTGACCTTGATGATGGCGAACCAGAACTCCATCTCGCCGAAGATCTTCACCGAGATGAGGTTCACGGTGAGGACCACGGCCAGGGCGACGAGCGCGATCACCCACTGCGGGATGTCGGAGAACAGGCCCCAGTAGTGGGTGTAGGTGGCCACGGCGGTGATGTCGGCGATGCCGGTGGTCACCCAGTTGAGGAAGTACATCCAGCCCGCGGTGTACGCGCCCTTCTCACCGAGGAACTCCCGGGCGTAACTGACGAACGCGCCGGAGGAGGGCCGGTAGAGGACGAGTTCGCCGAGGGCCCGGACGACGAGGAAGGCGAAGACGCCGCAGACCGCGTACGCGACGAAGAGGGAGGGGCCGGCGTCGGCGAGACGGCCGCCCGCGCCGAGGAACAGGCCGGTGCCGATGGCACCGCCGATGGCGATCATGTTGACGTGCCGGGACTTGAGGGACTTGCTGTATCCCGCGTCACCGGCGTCGACGTGACCGGACGAGGTGCGGGTGTCCGCCTGGGCGGACTCTTCCTGCAGGGACTGCTCGCTCACGCCTCGGATCTGCCTTCCGTGAGGATGTCCGTGCGCCCGGGGCGCACGATGTCGGTGAGGGTCGTCTCGACGCAGTCGAGGTGGTGGGCCATGGCCGCGACCGCGTCGTGCTGGGAGCCGTCCACCAGCGCCTCGACGATCGCCCGGTGCTCGCGGTTGGACTGCTCCCGCCGGCCTCCGAGATCGTTGAGGAAGGCCGACTGGCGGGCGAGTGCGTCCCGGATCTCCTCGATGATCCGGCGGAACACCGGGTTCTGGGCCGCCTCGGCGACGGCCAGGTGGAAGAGCGTGTCCATCGCGACCCACGCGGTGGTGTCGGTCTCCTGCTCCATCCGGTCCAGCAGGTGGGCCAGGTGGTCGAGGTTCTCCGCGGTGCGGCGCAGCGCCGCGTAGCCGGCGACCGGGATCTCGACGTGTCGGCGCACCTCCAGCAGGTCGCTGGCCGCGTAGTCGCCGAAGGTGGGGTCCTCGACGGTGCTGGCGATGACGAAGGTGCCCTTCCCCGTCTTGGAGACGGTCAGCCCCATGGTCTGCAGGGCCCGCAGGGCCTCGCGCAGCACCGGGCGGCTGACCTCCAGGGTGCGGCAGAGCTCCGCCTCGGAGGGGAGCTTGTCACCGATCACGTAATCGCCGCGCTCGATGGCGTGGCGGAGGTGGGTGAGGACCGCTTCCATGGCGCTGACTCGCCGCAGTCTCCCGCCACCTGTCTGGCTGTCTGACAGGTTCACGGGAGTGATACTCCGGTTAACGGGAGGTGACTGTCAAGGGATCGGTGGCGGAAGAAGTCCCACCGACTCCGGCTGACCGCCGGCCTGGCCGGCGAGGGGCGGCCACCGCGTTCCGGCACTGCCGTGGTGCGAACGCGCTTCAGGCGGCGCCCGGGGGGACGCAGGGGCCGCGCGTGGACGGCAAACCCCGTCCCCTGGACGGCGGTTGCCAGGCACCTTCGTGTTTCCCCGGCCCTGGATTCACCAGCGCGGAGCGACGTGAGAGGATCCGCCTGCGCTGCCCGGCAGCGCACGGCATCCGCCATGAGCGGACCTCACAGGGGGACACCATCAGAACTCGGATAGGCGCCGTCAGCGGCGCCCTCGTACTCGGCGCGCTCGCCCTGCCGGCCCTCGGCCAGGCAAGTGCCTCCGCCGTCGTCACCGACCTCTACGTCAGCAACACCGCCGGCGCCCACTGCTCCAACTCCGGTACCGGCACGCAGGCGCAGCCGTACTGCACCATCTCGGCCGCCGCGGCGGTCGTGCAGCCCGGCCAGACCGTGCACGTCGGGGTCGGCACCTACCCGGAGCAGGTGGACGTCACCCGCTCCGGCACCGCCGGTGCGCCGATCACCTTCACCGGCACGGGCTTGGAGTACAACAACGGGACCTTCGTCGGCAGCGGTCCCGGGACCAAGGCGCCGACCGCGTACGCCTTCTCGCTCTCGCGCGTCCAGCACGTCCGGATCAAGAACTTCTG from Kitasatospora sp. MMS16-BH015 encodes:
- the aspA gene encoding aspartate ammonia-lyase encodes the protein MSSAAHRSEHDLLGHRDVPAEAYWGVHTLRAKENFPISGTPISAYPHLIDALAAVKEAAALANEELGLLEPAKAAAIVEACREIRDGRLHDQFVVDVIQGGAGTSTNMNANEVVANRALELLGHARGEYQHLHPNEDVNLGQSTNDVYPTAVKIATVFAVRGLLEAMAVLQGAFAAKAVEFRDVLKMGRTQLQDAVPMTLGQEFSAYAVMIDEDRSRLAEAVELIQEINLGATAIGTGLNAPAGYAESARRHLAGITGLPLVTAADLVEATQDCGAFVQMSGVLKRVAVKLSKTCNDLRLLSSGPRAGLNEINLPPVQAGSSIMPGKVNPVIPEVVNQVAFEVIGNDVTVTMAAEAGQLQLNAFEPVILHSLSKSITHLERACLTLAERCVAGITANEAQLRAAVENSIGLVTALNPHIGYEAATAIAKEALASGCGVAELVLEKGLLPAERLQALLRPEVLAGSGSPQL
- a CDS encoding asparaginase — encoded protein: MYGSSIAPASSPAQAQARPPVIREPRHAPVAQLVRGGVVEGVHYGSVVILGADSAVELQLGDIEGAFYPRSALKPLQAVAMVRAGLPLDGELLALTAASHSGEARHLAGTRRILELAGAGEDDLRNIPDLPYDPVVRDTWVREGRLPSRLAQNCSGKHAAMLHTCALNGWSPKDYLDPAHPLQRAIAETVEDLTGQAIAQVTVDGCGAPLFAVSLHGLARAAARITTAPAGTPEARVADAMREHAEMASGSGRDVAALMRAVPGLLTKDGFEGVQVAALPDGRAVAVKISDGANRARVPVVAAALARAGVDPAALAELAGEPLLGGGRPVGAVRPVPALDPRTPTYL
- a CDS encoding amino acid permease, giving the protein MSEQSLQEESAQADTRTSSGHVDAGDAGYSKSLKSRHVNMIAIGGAIGTGLFLGAGGRLADAGPSLFVAYAVCGVFAFLVVRALGELVLYRPSSGAFVSYAREFLGEKGAYTAGWMYFLNWVTTGIADITAVATYTHYWGLFSDIPQWVIALVALAVVLTVNLISVKIFGEMEFWFAIIKVSALLIFMAIAVFLLVTRHPVDGTTPGPSLITDHGGVFPNGVLPMLLIIQGVVFAYASVELVGVAAGETENPEKILPKAINSIMWRVGLFYVGSVVLLSMLLPWDKYSAGQSPFVTVLSHIGVPAAGAVMNLVVLTAAMSSLNSGLYSTGRILRSMAMSGSAPKFTGVMSRTQVPYGGILLTSGICVLGVGLNYVVPADAFEIVLNFAAIGILSTWGMIMICHLLFWRKTQAGELSRPSYRLPGSPWTEIVTLGFLLSVFVLMYADGGAGRTTVLCVPLIAAALVAGWYGVRGRVARAKSSKVNG
- a CDS encoding FadR/GntR family transcriptional regulator; this translates as MEAVLTHLRHAIERGDYVIGDKLPSEAELCRTLEVSRPVLREALRALQTMGLTVSKTGKGTFVIASTVEDPTFGDYAASDLLEVRRHVEIPVAGYAALRRTAENLDHLAHLLDRMEQETDTTAWVAMDTLFHLAVAEAAQNPVFRRIIEEIRDALARQSAFLNDLGGRREQSNREHRAIVEALVDGSQHDAVAAMAHHLDCVETTLTDIVRPGRTDILTEGRSEA